One Natronomonas gomsonensis genomic window, CGTGGCGATGGCGATGCGGGACGGCGAGAAGACCGGCGAGTGGCTCGGTCGACTGTCGGACTCCGCCGTTCTCGTCCGCGGCAACCACGACGCCGCACTTGACCCCGAATCGGTCGACTACCCGGTCGTCTCGTCCTGCGTGCTCGAAGCCGGCGAGTACCGCTTCTACTGTACCCATCGTCCCGAGGATACTCCAGAGTGGTGGAACGGGTGGGTACTCCACGGCCATCACCACAACAACCACCCCAAGGAGTACCCCTTCGTCCGAACCGACGAAAAGCGCGTCAATGTCGGCGTGGAGTTACTCGACTACCGGCCGGTGGCCCTTCCGTCCATCGTACGGCTGTTGGAGGCCTGTGAGGAACGCGGCCGACGATTCGTTCGCGACCGAGCAGCTGCCGACGAACTGCTAAGGACTGCGACGTAATCCTCACCCCGCAACGGTCGAGATGTACGCCAACGCGAACAGCGTCGCGTTGTACAATCCGTGGATAATCGCCGGGACGACGACGTTGTCGGTCATCTCGTAGGTAATCGCGAAGACGAGACCAGGGAAGAACAAAAGCGTAATCGTGAGCGCGACGCCCGAAGTGGGTCCGCTGAGCGACCCCGCGTGGGCGGCGGCGAAGATGGCCGTCGCCAAAGCGAGACCCACGGGCGCCGAGAACGTCTCTCGGAGGCGACTCTGGATGATACCGCGGAACAGCAACTCCTCGCCAGGACCGATGAGGACGAACGCGAGCACGATGAGCACGAGGAAGATACGGGGGTCCTGCTGGCCGAGTTCACCCGCCCGGTTCTGTGCGGGCGTCAACCCAAGCAGGAACACGACGACGAAAATCATCGTGATGGCGGTGACGAACGCGAGGACGTACCCCGCCCCGACGTAAATCCATCCTTCGAGGTCCGGGGTTCGGACGCCCACGTATTCGAGGTCGAACCCACGATACCGGAGGTAAAACGCCGAGAGGCCGAAGAACGTGAGGCCTTGCAACAACACCGTCGAGAGGACCGTCGACGCGACCAACGGGAGGTCGATGCCGGCGGAGCCGAGCGCCTCCGCAACGGCAAGCCCGATGAGACTTCCACCACCGAGACCCACGACAGCGAGGAGGAGGGCGGTGAGGAGGGCAAGTACGGGCGACGGAATCCGACCGGCGACCGCGTCGATTGGACCCGACGAACTATCGAGTGGAGCCATTGGAGGCCGTAGGGCCGGCGGGGTGAAAAGCCCACACGCTCCCCGTGGGGAGTTCGGAACGGCACCGGAATCAGGTGCAGTACCGATTGACCTCCATCTCGAAGTACAATATAGCTGCCATTTGAATCGCCATCAGGGCAGAAAGAGGCAACAATCGCACCAATATTTAAGTCAAATGCGTCTAAAACCTGATTGGTATGGTATCACAAGAAGTACAACTTCGAAGTACGGTCGCCGGCTTCACCGCGGAGGGACGGCTCCACACGCTCAGCGTCTGGTTCATTCTCGCACTCCGATTGATGATGGGAGTGGCGTTCCTCCAAAGCGGCGCCAGTAAGGTTCTCGCAGGGGATTTCAGCGCCGCAGGCTATCTCCAGAACGCGCCGCCGGCGAACGGCAGCCCCGTCGCGGACCTGTTCGTCGCCATGGGCAACACGCCAGCACTCGTCGAGTTCGCGAACATCGCCGTCCCGTGGGGTGAGGTACTCATCGGGTTGGGGCTCATCGTCGGCGGCCTGACGCGTCTGGCGGCGTTCTGGGGTGCGGTGTTGATGCTCATGTTCTATCTGGGTAACTGGGAAATTAGTCACGGCTACATCAACGGCGACTTCGCCTACATGCTCGTCTTCCTGTCGGTCGCCGCCTTCGGCGCCGGCCGAATTCTCGGACTCGACGCCTACATCGAGCAGTACGAAGTCGACGGCCAACCGCTCGTCGAACGCTACCCGTGGACGGCGTACATCCTCGGATAACGGCTTACCGATTTTTGACCAGCAGGTAGATACCGACAGCGACGACCGGCACCGCGAGAAACGCCGGCAGCGTCACGACACCGCTGGCATTGCCGCCGAACTGCACCAACAGCAGGAGGGCGACGAAGACGACGGCGAACGCCGCGATGACGAGACCGACGATTCGGAACGGGTCGTCGTCCATCGGACTACCGGTCGGCGTCGTGGAGGCTCTCGAGTATCTCGGGGTCGGTGCGGAACTTCAACACGTTCGTCACGACGGAGTTGCGGAGGTTGTGAACGACTTCGCCGTGTCGCTTGTAGAACTCGTGAATCCACTGGGATTGGGCATCTCTAGTCGGGAACATCATCACCGACTTCCACTGGTACTCCCCATCCGAGAGGAAGTAAAACAGCGTGTTCGGCGAATCGCGGATGAACTCCATGGCCGCGCGCCACTCCTCGGCGAAGTTCTCGGGGTTGAACTTGAACTCGAACAGCGCGAAGTGGAAGTACTCCTCGTTGGGGATGATCGCCTCACGGAAGACGCCCTCCTCGCGCATCCCCCGAATCGACTCCGAGACGGTGACGTGCGAGACGTCGATGCCGTACTTCTCGTCGAGAATGCGCGCGAGGTCCCGCGAGGACAGCTGTGGGTCCCGCGAGAGCTCCCGAAGCACCAACACGTCGCGTTCCTTGAACTCCCAATCGGGCGATGTGCGCTCCATACTCACGCCCCATCGCCCGGGCTACTGGGGTTTTCGGTCAGGAACGACCGGAGTTCCGCTCGATACGCCTCGGGAACGTCCTCTACGACCCAGTGGAACGCCTTCGGGAGCCGCGACAGCTCCCCTCCGAGGTCGTCGGCGAGCCGTTCGCCGTACTCGATTGGCTGCATCACGTCGTCTTCGGCCCACAGACACAGCAACTCGGCGTCGATGTCCCCGTAGGGGATTTCGGTCGTGTGGTTGGTGTTGGTCGCCACCGCCGCCCGCGAGATGGCGCGTTTGCCACCCTCACGGAGCCACGGTTCCTTCATCCCCTCGACGAAGGCGGGGTCGGCGTCGCCGTAGGCACCCTCCGCGAAGGCGAAATCCAGTTTCGCTTCGAACTCCTCGTCGTCCAACTCGGCCGTCGCCGGCAGGCCGAGGTTGCTGATGAACTCGACGGGCCAAGAATCATAACAGACGATGTTCGAGGCGACGAGGCGCTCCACGCGGTCGGTGTGGGCGGCGAAGCGAAGCGCCACACCACCGCCGATGTCGTGGGCGACGAGCGTCACGTCACCGAGGCCGAGGTCATCGAGCAGTTCGCCGAGCATGGCCTCCTGGGCGCGAATCGAGCGGTCGAAGCCGTCGTGGGCGTCGGAGTTGCCGTAGCCCAGCATGTCGGGGACGATGACGCGGTAGTCGTCCTCGAAGGCGGGTGCGACGTGGCGCCACAGAAACGACCACGTCGGGATGCCGTGGAGGAAGACGAGCGGGTCGCCGTCCTCGGGGCCTTCGTCACGGTAGGCGACTTCGAGGTCGTGGCCGTCGACGGTGACCGTCGTCGACTCTTGGACCTCGGTCCACTCCTCGTGTCCCGGCCCCGTCATAGAACGCGGTCGGAGATGATGTTCTTCTGGATTTCCGAGGTGCCCTCGTAGATTTTCGTGATGCGAGCGTCACGGTAGATGCGCTCGACGGGGTGGTCGGAGACGTAGCCCGCGCCGCCGTGTACCTGAATCGCCTCGTCGGCGACGTCGACGGCGTGTTCGGAGGCGAACAGTTTCGCCATCGACGCCAGTCGGACGGCGGTGTCGTCTTTGTCGCCCTCGACGTGGCTGGCGGCACGGTAGGTCAACGAGCGAGCGGCCTCCACGTCGGTCGCCATCTCGGCGACCTTGTGCTCGATGGCCTGGAACTCCTTGATCTTCTGGCCGAACTGCTCGCGGTCGTTAGCGTAGTCGACGGCAGCGTCGAGTGCGCCCTGTGCCGCACCGACCGCCTGTGAGGCGACGCTCGTCCGACCGGAGGCGAAGAAGTCCATCAGCTGGTAGAAGCCCTCGTTCTTCTCGCCGATGATGTTCTCCTCGGGAACGCGGACGTCGTCGATGACGACCTCAGCGAGGTCTGAGGCCCGAATACCGAGTTTATTGTCGATTTTCGAGGGCTTGAAGCCGGGGTCGTCGGTGGGGACGAGGAACGCGGTGATGCCGCGGTGGGCCGGGTCGGCGTCGGGGTTGGTTTTCGTCATCACGACCGCCACGTCGGCGACCGTGCCGTTGGTAATCCACATCTTGTTGCCGTTGAGGACGTAGCCGTCGCCGTCTTCCTCGGCGACCGTCTCGATGCCCGCGACGTTCGAGCCGTGGGCCGGCTCGGAGATACAGGAACAGGATGCCGACTCGCCGTTGGCGATTTTCGGCAGCCACTCCTCTTTCATCCACTCGTCGCCGTATTCGAGAATCATCGACGATCCGAAGCCCGCCGACCCCACCGCCGACCCGATGCCGGGGTCGGCCCGCCACAGTTCCTCGGTGACGATACACCGAGAGAGCATGTCCATCCCCGCGCCGTCGTACTCCATCGGAATGTGCGGCGCGACGAAGTCCAACTCCGCCGCCTTCCGGCGGAGTTCTTCGGGGTACTCCCCGTTTTCGTCGTGCTCGCGGGCGACGGGCTTGATTTCTTCCTGTCCGAATTCGCGGACGGCCTCGCGAATCGCTTCGTGCTCGGCCGAAAGTTGGAACGCCATATCCGAACTCTAGGTTCCCGTTGCAAAATAGATTTGCCAAACGGTACAACAGTGTTAAGTTCTTTACCGAGTGACAGACACTCTCTGTCGAGTCGTTACTTGCCCTCGAATTCGGGTTTGCGGCCCTCCATGAACGCGTTGGCTCCCTCGACGTGGTCGTCGGTCGCGAAGACTGCGGCCTGGGCAGCCGCCTCGTTGTCGAGGGCATCCTTCAGGCTGGCGTTGAACCCCTGTTCGATGAGTTTCTTCGAGGTCCGAAGCGCGACCGTCGGCCCGGTTGCGATGGGTTCGATGAACTCCTCGACTTGCTCCTCGAAGTCCTCCTCGTAGACGTGGTTGAACAGCCCGAGTTCGCCGGCCTCCTCGGCGTCGAGCAGTTCGCCGGTGAAGACGAGTTCCTTCGCCTTGCTGGCGCCGACCTGTCGCGGCAGGAGATACGACGTGCCGGTGTCGATTGCGAGACCGACCTGCCGGAAGCCGAAGGAAATCTGGGCGTCGGCGGAGGCGAGCGTCACGTCGGCGGCGATGGCGAGGTTCGCACCCGCGCCGTAGGCCGTGCCGTCGACCTTGGCGATGGTCGGGAGGTGGAACTCGGCGACGCGCTGGATGGCCCGACTCGTGTCGTGTTGGATGCCTTCGACGGCCTCGTGGAGTTCGGCGGTGCCGCTCATCAACTCGACCATGGAGTTCACGTCGCCGCCGGCACAGAACGTCCCCTCCTTGCCGGTGACGACGAGACAGCGGGCCTCATCGGAGTCCTCGACTTCGTCGACGGCGTCGACGATAGCGTTGGACATCTCCTCGGAAAGCGCATTGCGGTTGTCGGGTCGGTTCAGCGTTATCGTCGCGACGCCCTCGTCGATATCGAGGAGCACTGGGTCACTCATGATACGTCTCGACATGCGAGGCCACCGGCTAAAGTGTTGCCACGTGGTTGACCATCGTTTGTCAACCTTGCCCCCCGAGTTAACGGCGAAAATATAAAGTCGCTTTTCAGTTACGATTGCTCACCGAGAGGTCGGTTCCCTACTCGCTGCCGAGGTACGCCTCTTGGACGTCCGGGTTCTCCCGGATTTCCTCGGGCGTCCCCTCCGCGAGCAGTTCGCCGAAGTTGATGACGATGGCCCTGTCGATGAGTTCGAGCAACCCGCGCATGTTGTGGTCGACGACGACGAGCGTCGTTCCCTCCTCGCGGAGTTCGGTCAGCAGACTCGAAATCTGTCCGATTTCGCCCTCCGCCAGCCCCGCGAAGGGTTCGTCGATTAGCATCATGTCGGGGTCGGTCGCCATCGCACGGGCGAGTTCCAACCGGAGCATCCCCGCGTGGGGGAGTTCGTCGGGCATCCGGTGCATCTCCTCGCCCAGACCGACGCGTTCGCACAACTCGATGGCCTGCGCTCGCGTCTCCCCGCGCAGGCCGCTCGTCGAGAACAGTCGGTCGGGAACCAGCGCCGTCTGGACGTTCGCGAGGATGGTCCGGTCCTCGAAGGGCCGGAACTCCTGGAACGTCCGTGCCAGTCCCTTTCCGACCATCTCGTAGGCGGGAAGACCGGTGACGTCCTCGCCGCGGTAGTACACCGTCCCCTCCGTCGGGGGATACCGGCCGGTGATGCAGTTGAACGTCGTCGACTTCCCGGCGCCGTTCGGGCCGATGAAGCCGAGTATCTCCTGTTCTTCGACCGCAAACGAGAGGTCGTCGACCGCGGTCAGTCCACCGAAGCGCTTGGTGAGACCGTCCGCGACCAACACGCCGTCGTCGGGGTCGAAATTGCGGGCGTCGTCGGCCCCCGGCGTCTGCTCGGCGTCGCCCAATTGGGCTTCGCTGCTCATCGGCGCTCACCTCCGAACAACTCACGGAGGTCGTCGGTCCACGACTCGACGATACGTTCGCCGCGGCTCTTGCCGCCGTCTGCGACCGCTTCACCCGCCTGTGGTTCCGAGCGAGCGCGCCACTCGCCGACCACCCGGGGGACGATTCCCTCCGGCAGGTAAAACAGGAATCCGAGAGTCACGATGCCGAACAGCAGGAAGTAGACCTCGCCAACCGGGACGTTGACGACGGGAATCGTAAATTCGAGGTTCCGCAGGAACACCCGAAGTAGATAGAAGAACAGGCCACCGATGGCGGCGCCGGTGATGGTGCCGATGCCGCCGAGGATGGCGGCGACGATGACCTCGATGCTGATGATGAGCGCCAGCAGTTCGGAGACGTTGAAGCCGCCGACACTGTGACCGTACATCGCGCCCGCGAGGCCGCCGATTAGCCCCGAAAGCACGAAGGCGAACAGTTTGAACTTCGCGGGGTTCTTGCCGGTCGCCGCGACGGATATCTCGTCAGCACGGATGGCCGTGAACACCATCCCCGCATCCGAGCGGGTGATGGCGACGAAGACGACCAGTGCGAACAGGAACACGAACAGCGCGAGGTAGTACCCCGAGTAGGGGTCGAACCCGGGCGACGGTATCGGTCCGATGGCGCTGAACTTCTCGACGGTGCCGACGCTCACGAGGCCGAGTTCCCCACCGGTCAAGTCCGGGAAGAACCGGAACACCGAGATGAGGATAATCGGCGTCACGAGCGTGATAAGCGAGAAGTACGGCCCCTTGACGCGCAGCGACGGGAAGCCGATGAGCAACCCGGCGAGGCCCGCCGCGACTGCACCGAGGGGCGCCGCAATCCACGGGTCGAGACCCATATGCAGGTTCAACATCCCCGAGGTGTAGCCGCCGACCCCGAAGAACAGCCCGTGACCGAACGAGATTTCGCCAGTGTAGCCGGAGACGAAGTCCCAGCTCATCACGAACGTCGCGAAGAACAGCGCCGACGAGAGGTAAATCGCGTAAATCGCCGGGATGACGAGCGGCAGGACGAACAGCGACAGGATACCGAGCAGGCCGACCTGCTGGTGGCGCTGCATCTCGACGGGGTTGAGGATGTCGCCCCACGACTTCAAATCGGATTGGGTCTGTCCCGACATCTCACTCCTCCACGAGTTCGCGGCCGAAGAGGCCCTTGGGTCTGATGAGCAACACGAGCACCAACACGACCAGCGCCGAAACCCCAGCGAGCCGTTCGCTGAGGAACTGAATCGTCATCTGATCGAGGAAACTGATGAGGTAGGCGCCGATGACACTCCCGCGGATGCTGCCGAGACCACCCAACACGACGATGGAGAACGACAGCAGCAGCGGATTGCGACCCATCAGTGGGTTCGCCGTCTGGAACGATGCGAGGAACAGCCCCGCGAGACCGGCGAGGGCGCCGGCGAGCACCCACGTGTAGGAGTACACCTGCTCGGAGTCGATGCCGACGAGCGCGGCGCCTTTATCCGACATCGAGGTCGCGAGAATGGCCTTTCCGGTTCGCGTCCGGTTGACGAAGTAAAACAGGCCACCGATGAGCACCCACGACAGCACGAACACGAGGATGCGGTTGAGTTGGATGCTGTCGCTGAGGACGGTAATCGACCCATCGAGGAGTTGCGGCACGAGCAACTCCTCGCCGCCGAAGATGACGAGCATCAGTTGCTCGACAACGATGGCGACGACCAGCGTCAGGATGAGCACGGTGACCGGATTGTGTCGGACTTTACTGATGAGACCCTTGTACAGCGCAAGGGAGAACGCCCCGGAGATGACTGCCGCGGCGATGGCACCGAGAACGATACTTCCCGTGGCGGCGTCGACGGCGTAGGCGCTGTAGGCGCCCACGGTGATTATCGCCCCGTGGGAGAGGTTCAACACCCCGCCCACGCCGAAGATGAGCGTGAAGCCGATGGCTACCAACGAGTACAACGCCCCCAACATGAGGACGTTCGTCGCGATAGTGATGGCACTTACCATCGTGTCTTAGGCCCACGGTGGCGACTGGTACTCTGCTTCCTCCAGGTCGTCGGGCCAGAGGACGCGCTGGTGGCCCTCGCCGCTTTCGTCGGCCTGCCACTGGAAGTAGACGCCTTGTGCGTAGTCGGCGCCGTACCGGACGTCGTGGGGGAACCGGCCGTCGGGACCGAAGAATTCGATATTCCCACCGGTGCCGGTGTAGGACATCCCCTCCAGTTCGGAGACGAGGTCGTCGCTGTTGACGCTCTCGGTCGCCTCGATGGCCTCCTTTATCATGTACACCGCGTCGTACGCCGAGTAGCCGGTGTACACCGGGAGACTGTCGTATTCCTCTTGATAGGCGTCGGCGTACGGTACCGTCTTCTCGGTGACCTCGGAGTTGGCCGTCGCCGTCGTCTGTGAGAACGTCGAGATGGCTGCTCCCTGAGTCGCCTCGTAGAACGACGGCAACTGCGTCGGGACGTGGATACCACCGAAGCCGAACGGCCGCTGCTGTTGGGCCCACTGGACGAGCGCCGTCGTCCCGGTGTGTGCTAGGGCCGTGTAGGCGCCGTCGACCTCGTCGGACTCGAGTTGGTCGTACACCGGTGTGAAGTCCTCGGTGCCCTCCGCAACACGGCGGACCTCGGTTACCTCGACGCCGGCCTCCTCTTCGAGTTGGGACTGAATATCGTTAGTAATCGGCTCCGTCCACTTGTAGTCCTCCGCGAGGAAGGCGATTTTCTCCCAGCCCATCTCCTCGAAGCGGTCCGCAGCGAACTGAACCTGTGACTCACCGAGGAACACGGAGTTGATGGGACCGACACGGAACCAGTACTTGTTCCGGTCGTAGTTCTCCTCGACGAGGGCGGGGGCCTCCGGCGTCGCGGCACCCGCGGTGAGGTGGACGGTGCTCTGCTGGGCGATGTTACCCATAATCGACAGCAGGCTCTCGGAGCCGAAGATGCCGACCGTGGCGTCGACGTTCTCGCCGGTCGTCAGCTCCTGGTAGACCTCACGGGTCGTCCCGGGCTGGTCCTTCGTGTCCTTCGTCGAGACCTCCACGTCGGCGCCGGCGATGCCGCCGTCGTCGTTGATTTCGCTGACGGCGAGTTCGGCGCTTTTCAGAATCGAATCGCCCATCGGCGAGTCGGCGGGCCCGAGAGCGCCGATGGTGACGGTGTCGGGAACGCCACCGCCGCCGTTGCCGTTCCCGTTGCCGCCGCCCAGACAGCCCGCCAAAGCAGTCCCCACGGCCCCTGCACCCGTTGCTCTCAGGAACGAGCGTCGATTGACCCCGAGAGCGCTGTTTGTTCGTGAACCGTTCGACCGTCGGCTGCCATTATTATTGTTAACCATTACCGCTATCCGTCCTTATGGGACAACCATCATAAATGTGCTGCTGGTTTCCAGACGACACGATGTTAGAGAAAAAGCAATTTTCTACTACCGATGGTAATATTTGGTGAAAGCGGTCAAATTCTGTAGTTTTTCATGGGCGAAATTCCATATCCCGGAAAGCGGCATACGTGACAGCTCAGCGAGCAGTCCACCCGCCGTCGACCGCCAGCGTCTCGCCGGTTGCATACGAGGCGAGGTCGCTGGCGAGAAACACCGCCGGCCCGGCGATTTCCTCGGGGTCCGCAAAGCGGTTCAGCGGCGTCCTCGCCTCGATGGAGTCACGCAGGTCGTCGTTTTCCTGAAGGTCGGTCGTGAGGTCCGTCGCGACGTACCCCGGCGCCAGACAGTTCACCCGCACGTCCGGCGCCCAATCGAGGGCGAGACTCTTCGTCAACCCGACCAGTCCGTGTTTGGAGGCGACGTAGGGGTGTTGCCGGGGGAGACCGACGATGCCGCCGACCGACGCGACGTTCAACAGGGTGCCGCCAGCGTCCTTCAGCGACGACTCGGCAGCACGGGCACAGGCGAAGGCCCCACCCAAATTCACGTCCAGCACCGAATCGAACCCCTCCTCGGAGACGGCCTCCGGCGTTCCCAGCGCGTCGTCGGGGTTGATGCCGGCGTTGTTGACGACGATGTCGACGCCGAGGTCGCTGGCGATACGGTCAAAACAGGCCTCGACGGCCTCGGTGTCGGCCACGTCGAGGGTTTCGGTGCGACTCTCGACGCCGCGGTCACGAACCTCCTCGACGACGGCCTCGACGGCGTCTTCTGTCCGTGCCAGCGGAACGACGTTCGCGCCAGCGTCGGCGAACCCCAACGCGATTGCCCGGCCGATACCGCGGGAGCCACCAGTGACGACGGCAGTTCGTCCCGAGAGGTCGAGTTCCATACCGCCTCCGCGGCCGGCGTCTGCAAAAAGCCACCTACCGAAGGGAACGCCTTCGTAACGCTCATACGCCCGATACGTCTAAGGGTACCCAATGGAACTGCGCGTCATCGAGAACTTGGAGAACGAGTTGTCCATCGAGATTCAGGGCGAAGACCACACGTTCATGAACGTGCTGAAGGGTGCCCTGCTCGAAGTCGAGGGCGTCACCGCCGCCACATACGACATGAACCCCGAGCAGTCCGGTGGTCAGACCGACCCCGTCGTCACCATCAAGACCGACGATACGATTGCGCCTCTGGATGCGCTCGAGGAGGCCACCGGCGGTGTCAAAGAGAAGACCACCGCGTTCCGGGACGCCTTCGAATCCGCGGCCTGACGGCTTTTCTCTCCCCGAAACCGCTTTGCGTCTTCCACTCCGAGCGACGTGTATGCACCGACGGAGTTTCCTCGCCTCGACCGGGGCGGCGGCGGCCGCATTCGCCGGTTGTCTCGGCGGCGACGGCGAAAGCGACGACGGGTCGGGAAACGACGGCTACCCACCCGCCTCTGAGGACACCCCCGAACCAATGGGCGTCGACACGGACGGCTTCCAGCGCATCGACGTCGAAGGAACCGCGGTTCCGCTGGCCCCCATCGAGGTGACCTACAACTGGTACCGGCGACGGGAGGCGCGCTTTGCTGACGCCCGCGGCGAGGGCCAATACGAACGCGCCCACATCGAAGGCGCCGCCTGGAGTCCCGCACCGGAGGGCCGAACGAACGACCCCGTCAAGTCGTGGCCACGCGAGGACCGCATCGTCTGTTACTGTGGCTGTCCACACCACCTCTCGTCGCTCCGAGCGGCCACCCTCATCGAAGCCGGCTACGAGAACGTGTACGTCATCGACGAGGGGTTCTTCGAGTGGTTGGAGCGGGAGTACCCGGCGGTCGGGTCGGAGATACAGAACAACGTTGCGTCCTACACCATCGCCGGACGAACCGACCCCGCCCACGCCGAGGCCACCGTCTACGCCGCCCACGAACCCACGGACCAACGGGAGGCCGCCTTCGTCGACGACGACGGCGGCTACGAGATGACGCTGCACTTCGGCGGACTCACCGAAGACAGCGAAATCCGGCTGGAAACCCCGGCGTACGAACTCCTCGCGCCGCTGTCGGAGCTCACCGCCGGCGTAATAACGGGACCGTAATCAGATTCGCATCGGGATGCCCTGCTCGTCGAGGTATCGCTTGACCTCGTCGACGGAGTACTCCTCGAAGTGGAAGATAGAGGCCGCAAGCGCCGCGTCGGCGTTGGCTTCGGTGAACACTTCCTCCATGTGGGCGGGCGAACCACACCCCGAGGAGGCGATGACCGGCGTCGAGACGTTGTCACAGACCGCCTTCGTCAGCGGGATGTCGTAGCCGTCCTTCGTGCCGTCGGCGTCGATGGAGTTGACGAACAACTCGCCGGCACCGCGGTCGGCCGCCTCCCGCGCCCACTCCACCACGTCGATGTCGGTCCCCTCGCGGCCCCCCTTGACGGTACATTCGAACCAGCAGGACTCGCCGTCGACCTCAGCGTAGTACTCGCCGGCCTCGTCGTAGCGCCGCCGGGCGTCGACCGAGATGACGATACACTGACTGCCGAAGGCTTCGGCGCCCTCGCCGACCAACTCGGGACGCTCTAAGGCGCCGGTGTTGATGGATACCTTGTCGGCGCCGGCCCGCAGCGTCTCCTTGATGTCGTCTTTCGTCCGGATGCCGCCGCCGACGGTCAGCGGGATGAAACACTCATCGGCGACCGCCGAGACGGTTTCGAGCATCGTCTCTCGACCCTCAGCCGACGCCGTGATGTCGAGGAAGACGAACTCGTCGGCGCCGGCCTCGTTGTACTTCTTTGCGAGTTCGACGGGGTCACCGGTGTACTCGAGGTCCTCGAAGTTGACGCCGGTGTAGACGGCTGCGTTGCCGTCGTCGTCCAAATCCACGTCGATACAGGGGATAATCCGCTTCGTGAGCGTCATCTGATAGGCGTTTGTACGACGCCCGTTCCTAAAAGGAGTCGGGAACTGATGCCGCCAGTTCGACCATCGAACCCTCAGTCGGCGGCGGTGTCGGGGTCCGCGTCGCTGAACATCGTTCCGACGTCTACGTCCTCGGTTTCGGATGCGGGTGGGTCGTACAGTTCGTGGGCGGTAAATCCGAGCGGCCCGGCCAACACGACGTACGGCACCTGTCGAATCAACTGATTGTGGGCCGTCACCGACTCGTTGTACACCTCCCGTCGGTCCGCGATTTGCTCTTCGATGCGGGCGATTTCGTCCTGAAGCGACTGGAGGTTCTGGACGGCCTGCGGTTCGGGGTGGTCCTCGGCCCGGACGTTCAGCCGGCCGAGCGCCCCTCTGATGGCTTCTCCGGCCGCGGCCTCCTCCTCTGGCGTCTCGGCCCGCTGGGCCTGTTCGCGGGCTTCGACGATGTCCGACAGCAACTCCTCCTCGAAGTCCATCGCCCGCTTGGCCGTGTCGACGAGTTTTTCGAGAGCGTCCTGTCGCTGTTTGAGCAACACGTCGATGTCCGCCCACGCGTTCTTGACCCGTTCGTCTACCCGAACGAGTCGGTTGTACAGCGAGACGACGTACGCCCCGACGACGACGACGGCAAGGATGACCACCACCGCACCGACGATAGTGAGGATATTTACCATACTGTCTGGATGCAACGACCGGC contains:
- a CDS encoding Lrp/AsnC family transcriptional regulator, with amino-acid sequence MERTSPDWEFKERDVLVLRELSRDPQLSSRDLARILDEKYGIDVSHVTVSESIRGMREEGVFREAIIPNEEYFHFALFEFKFNPENFAEEWRAAMEFIRDSPNTLFYFLSDGEYQWKSVMMFPTRDAQSQWIHEFYKRHGEVVHNLRNSVVTNVLKFRTDPEILESLHDADR
- a CDS encoding metallophosphoesterase is translated as MTRYLISDHHFDHDNIIGYCDRPFTSVGEMHDVLLSRFHETVDPDDTLYHLGDVAMAMRDGEKTGEWLGRLSDSAVLVRGNHDAALDPESVDYPVVSSCVLEAGEYRFYCTHRPEDTPEWWNGWVLHGHHHNNHPKEYPFVRTDEKRVNVGVELLDYRPVALPSIVRLLEACEERGRRFVRDRAAADELLRTAT
- a CDS encoding CPBP family intramembrane glutamic endopeptidase, whose product is MAPLDSSSGPIDAVAGRIPSPVLALLTALLLAVVGLGGGSLIGLAVAEALGSAGIDLPLVASTVLSTVLLQGLTFFGLSAFYLRYRGFDLEYVGVRTPDLEGWIYVGAGYVLAFVTAITMIFVVVFLLGLTPAQNRAGELGQQDPRIFLVLIVLAFVLIGPGEELLFRGIIQSRLRETFSAPVGLALATAIFAAAHAGSLSGPTSGVALTITLLFFPGLVFAITYEMTDNVVVPAIIHGLYNATLFALAYISTVAG
- a CDS encoding alpha/beta fold hydrolase, with amino-acid sequence MTGPGHEEWTEVQESTTVTVDGHDLEVAYRDEGPEDGDPLVFLHGIPTWSFLWRHVAPAFEDDYRVIVPDMLGYGNSDAHDGFDRSIRAQEAMLGELLDDLGLGDVTLVAHDIGGGVALRFAAHTDRVERLVASNIVCYDSWPVEFISNLGLPATAELDDEEFEAKLDFAFAEGAYGDADPAFVEGMKEPWLREGGKRAISRAAVATNTNHTTEIPYGDIDAELLCLWAEDDVMQPIEYGERLADDLGGELSRLPKAFHWVVEDVPEAYRAELRSFLTENPSSPGDGA
- a CDS encoding DoxX family protein; the encoded protein is MVSQEVQLRSTVAGFTAEGRLHTLSVWFILALRLMMGVAFLQSGASKVLAGDFSAAGYLQNAPPANGSPVADLFVAMGNTPALVEFANIAVPWGEVLIGLGLIVGGLTRLAAFWGAVLMLMFYLGNWEISHGYINGDFAYMLVFLSVAAFGAGRILGLDAYIEQYEVDGQPLVERYPWTAYILG
- a CDS encoding enoyl-CoA hydratase/isomerase family protein; its protein translation is MSDPVLLDIDEGVATITLNRPDNRNALSEEMSNAIVDAVDEVEDSDEARCLVVTGKEGTFCAGGDVNSMVELMSGTAELHEAVEGIQHDTSRAIQRVAEFHLPTIAKVDGTAYGAGANLAIAADVTLASADAQISFGFRQVGLAIDTGTSYLLPRQVGASKAKELVFTGELLDAEEAGELGLFNHVYEEDFEEQVEEFIEPIATGPTVALRTSKKLIEQGFNASLKDALDNEAAAQAAVFATDDHVEGANAFMEGRKPEFEGK
- a CDS encoding ABC transporter ATP-binding protein, which gives rise to MSSEAQLGDAEQTPGADDARNFDPDDGVLVADGLTKRFGGLTAVDDLSFAVEEQEILGFIGPNGAGKSTTFNCITGRYPPTEGTVYYRGEDVTGLPAYEMVGKGLARTFQEFRPFEDRTILANVQTALVPDRLFSTSGLRGETRAQAIELCERVGLGEEMHRMPDELPHAGMLRLELARAMATDPDMMLIDEPFAGLAEGEIGQISSLLTELREEGTTLVVVDHNMRGLLELIDRAIVINFGELLAEGTPEEIRENPDVQEAYLGSE
- a CDS encoding acyl-CoA dehydrogenase family protein, which encodes MAFQLSAEHEAIREAVREFGQEEIKPVAREHDENGEYPEELRRKAAELDFVAPHIPMEYDGAGMDMLSRCIVTEELWRADPGIGSAVGSAGFGSSMILEYGDEWMKEEWLPKIANGESASCSCISEPAHGSNVAGIETVAEEDGDGYVLNGNKMWITNGTVADVAVVMTKTNPDADPAHRGITAFLVPTDDPGFKPSKIDNKLGIRASDLAEVVIDDVRVPEENIIGEKNEGFYQLMDFFASGRTSVASQAVGAAQGALDAAVDYANDREQFGQKIKEFQAIEHKVAEMATDVEAARSLTYRAASHVEGDKDDTAVRLASMAKLFASEHAVDVADEAIQVHGGAGYVSDHPVERIYRDARITKIYEGTSEIQKNIISDRVL